The Bactrocera dorsalis isolate Fly_Bdor chromosome 2, ASM2337382v1, whole genome shotgun sequence region ATACGAAGAGCTGCCCAACGACGCCTCAATTATGAACTAGGTATACCACAAGAACAAATACAAccagaatattttcattacttaacGAGAATACATTACAAGGATTGTGGAGATGGCGTGTGGGGTGAACACGAAATCGATTATATATTATTCTTGCAAAAAGATGTTGACCTAAATCCAAATGAGAATGAAGTCAGTGAAGTGCGTTATattaaacgaaatgaaattgatGAAACTGTGTCAAAATTCAACGCTCCACTCACACCTTGGTTTAGACTTATTTTAAGGAGTAAACTCAAAGAGTGGTGGGATAATTTGCATAACTTGAATCAGTATGTGGACACAAATGCCATACACCGCTTTTCgagataaataataattatactgTGCATTTGCATATCGGAAAAATTtctcaagaaatatttttgtttatggtAATCAGTTTTGTTATTGTagtactttaaaaattaaagtaaaggCATGAGTCACGCgagtcatttaaatattttacgttatatatactatagtatAAAACACATAAAAGTGTGCTCGAATTTATGAAGACTGGCTTGcacttttaaatgaattttgttgtgaaaatttCCAATGTTAATTAAAGGgtgtatgtgtataatatgcgatttattattttagtcaTCTTTATCGTTGTATatttcaatgtatgtatgtataatttttctCGCAGCTGACGGTTGATTAAACAAAGTTATAGTCATTAATTAAGGTGCATATGGTTATACCAAAGAAGTCTGGCGCCCAAATGGTGTAGCACCAAAGAGCTTTTATAAGAAGAGTTTAGTTGGGTGtggttttttgattttatgaaaaattaataaaataaagagcGATCAGTCacatttcagtttttattttatattttatgtttgtatgtaaccaattttttgtttatgtatatttatgtaaataacaaTAAAGTACAATTGTTTAGTAAAACGATCACATTTACCGTGTTACTTTCATCTATCCACTGTTACCATGCGCATTTCTTTTGACTTACA contains the following coding sequences:
- the LOC105223126 gene encoding isopentenyl-diphosphate Delta-isomerase 1 translates to MLLMLNRCIFRGQSKKLWARSYKAAVDAQQELALKENCILVDDKDKAIGYSSKEDCHRVNKQTGDIKLHRAFSVFLFNSKGEMLVQRRSTHKITFPDTYTNACCSHPLHDIDLEREESNAIGIRRAAQRRLNYELGIPQEQIQPEYFHYLTRIHYKDCGDGVWGEHEIDYILFLQKDVDLNPNENEVSEVRYIKRNEIDETVSKFNAPLTPWFRLILRSKLKEWWDNLHNLNQYVDTNAIHRFSR